CTGTGTGGCGTGGTAATTGTTCCATCCTGTCAACCTCGATGTCTGTTGAGGATAAAAATAAGTGTGCAGACACGTTTCACTTTCAAATGAAATGGGCGTCCACTCAATACGCCTCATCTTGGTTCCGGCGCAGACACAGATAAATCAATGCGGTGGAGTCACCACTCCTTTGGAGGTAAATTTATTAAGAAGATAGTTTATCTCTTCCACATTTATTCTAGAGAAAAACCTTTTCTCTGCTACTGGACTGGAgttcagaaagagaaaaaacacagcaaagacTTTTGGAGTCAAAATAGATGAATGACTTCTGGACTTCTGGAGTCAAAATAGATGAATGATAGAAATGATATCTACAACGCTACAATAACTAAAAAACCTTGGCAATCTGTAGTTGGATAGTTTCTCATTATAGTTGGAAGACAATGAAAATGCGACTTGCAACATTGCTGAACATAGAAATTATGTTTAGTAATAAAGCTGGTGGACATAACCATTTAGCAACAAGGATGGATCACCTTGAGTGGGTGAGGGTAGTAGGGCTGGACTGACTGTCCTTGCGTTGCAATCCCACAAATCTTTGTCGTGTTCTCTGGCGCTAGAAGCAGTTGGTAAGGTTTGATCAGGATCATCAACAATGGTCTTTCTCCCAAATTACACTGAAACGGATTTGGTCAGCTTGTTCTATTATGTCATGTAGGGAAAACTGAGCCTGTAAGTGGCTGTATCAGGCTGAGTATAGGCAGTTGACATATCACACTCTAACCAGTTCCAGCAAGACACAAAATCATTTCCTCCAAGACAAGCTTTCAATACCCCTTCTTGCTCAGGTTTCAGCAAATGTATCCACCTAATGACTATTAAAAACAATTCCATTTGAACAGTTATGCAAATCTTCTGTGTCTTCAGTGTTGTTCTAGCTGgttttcacacaccacacacattgcTTTCTTTTAGTCATCTTCTGACTTGCTGCCCAAAGCCCAAAGCTTTCTGACAAAGATTTCAACTGGGAATCAGACCTTATATATTTTGGAGTGAAAACACTTGCAGTGCCTAGCTAGGCTATATTCGCCTCATCTACAGAAATATGAGTGTagcctttttctctccctgtctgtctgtttgagaaATGAAGATTTGACTCCAGCTTGTCTCTGGAGATGTGTCTGGACCTAATCACCTCTTCTGCATGGCTGTCAGGGAAAAGAGCCTACTGGCAGTAGAGCCATCAAGCAATAGCATGTTTCTTCAAGGGCAGGTTTCTTACAAGAGGCTCCACAAATTACTCAATGGGGCCTATCATGGCACCATGCAGGTAACCCATTATAGATGGGGCTTGTGAGTAATAGAGTGACAAGAACCCTGCTTCTGGCTTATGCAACAAGGCACATGAAACAGGAGCACTAGAGGTATAACTGCAAGAAGACCATTACAATCAGTCTTAAATCCAATCAATCCAAGTCCCACAAGTAGAAAATTGTCCTGTCGTACAAGACTATGTGATAGGTTCACGGTGTGGGTTTAGATGCATTTTGTTATGTGAGGTGTTCATGTTAGGCTATGTATGTTAAGTTAtgttgtttatgtcagtttgtTGTCTTCTCATCCACTTATTTTGACTCGCAGGTCTGTAACTGTCTACCGctaagttgttgttttgtctggaTGGTGATAGCAGACCATATGTTTTTAATGATGATCTGTCTCAGACAAATGGAGCTTGGCTGTGTCACAgcctctcaccctcaccctacAGGTAGGCTGGCAGGCAGACAGTCCCCAGTCCGCCCGGCAACTGTGATGTTATTACAGCCTGTCTGCCATGAATCACAGCGACCGATCCAGCCTCTTTACACCTGTGCCTTTGCCAAGATTCAAagtcttttgtgtttgtgtgtttgtttttttcctccggAGTTCTAGACAGTATGTGAGTGACAAATTGCAGATCCTGGTGGTAATTTACAGGATGGGATTTTGCCAGACGGTTGAGtcctcccttgtatgtcgctttggataaaagcgactgctaaatgactaaatgtaaatgtaaatgtaaatgtaaatgtctgcaATTTTAGTACCAGATTTTAGTATACTTAGAGGTAGATAGCAGGTAGATttataaaagtatttttgttatTCATACAATTATCACTTACAGGAAACCTGTGCAAAATCCTGTGCAACCATGGGTAATGTGTAGCTTTAGCAATTATTAAATTAAAAGGCTGATAAAAGATACATTACTGAACAAACTGCGGAAGACTGCATGCCATTATTCTAAGCATTCTGAAAAATCATTCAGTGTAAATGAAACCATCTATTGTCTGCTTGTGAATTTTATCAGGTAGCCCTAAGAGAACTTGATAAATGGACCAACTGAAACGATCACATTTTCTCTGCAGAATTTTCATCTAGATGCTTCTttacattattattgtttttttttacctcactTTCTGAAGATTATATTTTACTCCTAATATTTTTCTCAGGACCGCAAAGATTTCTCTGTATATGCTATTCGTGACCATCCTGTTGCAGTCAAAATATGTGTACGCACAGTTGACAAATCTAGGTCAAAACAACTCTATGTCAAGTCCATTCTTGTTTGTATCTATAAAACTGGAAAAAGGAAACACAAATGAACATTCATCTTTTAAAACAATTGTTTACATTATATTACATTGTCGTTAAGCGTTTACAACCCTAACCCATTCATAGCAGGCTCCAGTGTGtattgtttactgtgtgtggggCTCTGATCCTTGGTGGCCTGACCCTCTGGAGTGACGATAAACAAACAGGGCTGACAGTAAGGGTGTGAACCAACCTGACAGCCTGGTGTGCTAGCAGACGAGTGGTGGTGGGCACAGGTGGGGGGAAGGAGCCAGCCGTTGAAGAATATGAAACACACCGCCAGCGTGAAGTCATCAGCTCCCACACCATCCATTACACTTGGAACAGTCGTTAGCAAAACAACTGAAACATCATGTCCATAAACAAATGGATTTAGAGGAGCTATTAGCATCTTCAAAGACTCGGTTTTCCTGTGATCTGCGTAATCTCACACAAAATCTCTGGACTATATCAGAGGGATTGACTGTACAGTGAatatttctcatttttttttttaaatcaaaattctCTCCAGTCACTTTGCGAACATTAATGTTTTCAAAGAAATTGCTGCACGGGGGCAAGAAACTCTTTCATTCATGTGCGTGGATCTTAGCAATGTATCTGCATTACCTTCAAGTACAACTACTAGCCTATAAGGGGATAGTGAAATCCTTCCCTTGATTAGGTGGGATGTGATGTGAGGcaataaacaacaaacataaacaataaaATACATCAGTAAAGTAATGTGAATTATTAATCAAAATAGCTCTCCAAATTGTAAAAAAATCCACATCATCGACTGGATCACAAAGAGTTAAACAACTTTGTTTCATAGGACTTCCTGGCCTTTCTGCTTAGTTTACAAAAATTTGGGCAAATATGTTTTGCATCGTGCTGATCTGGGTCTATTTTCCTGAAACATCAGGCGGTGACACTCCATTAATTCTACACCCTGGCATCGGCAAATACATGGGTTGAATGTGAATGAACAACATGGGCCGATAGATTTGTATCTGGTTTGCTCATCCAGAGGCCGATATAAAACAAAGTAGAATTTGGATAAGATTCTTGGGCCTGATTCAGTGCACATTTCTGCACTGCTGCaaatcatttgtgtttgtgattatgaTGTTTAATCGCTGGCGTAGTGGTGAATGAGATCCCCCTCCTGGTGCCTGTGACTATCCCTGTCCTTGTTCTGCAGTCCTAGTTTTTtcaagagcagtgtgtgtgttctccagaaTGCAAGCCACATCTACTCCATCTGTTTTTTCTGTCATTACACAGAAACTTTATAACAGGGCTGATTAGAACTCTCACTTATCATGTGTTGGTCCAGTAGTGGCATAACAGTCATAAACCACTGATCGGTCTTTCAATGTTATTTTAGCAATTTCCGAATCCTATCATTGCATTTTTCCTCGGTCACTTGTGTTTAGCAAAAGTCAAGTATTAATGATGAAATGTCCTCGGAACTAATTACTGACTGTCATGGACTGTAACTGAATAACAACCTGAAGTTCTGCTCCAGCAACCACGGACATGAATGGGAAATAAACTATCTGTCTTTGATTTTTTAGAGATTGGCAAATATATAGTGGCAATAATACTCTTGAGGCCTGAGTGTATTGCAAATAAACCACTGCTCTGGGCATTAAAGGCACAGGTAATATCCACCTATCATATACTGGGTTGAAGGGTTTCATGGTAATGTGAATTGCATGTGGTATAAATCACTCTTTCATGTTTTTGTCCACATCAGTAGATTTCAACCAAAACGTTGAAGTTGTTTTTAGTTGGGTTTCAATGTATGGATTTGCTCCGTGGTGAAAGCTGTTCAGAATGGGTATCTCTCCAATCTGTAAAGCTACTGTACCTTCCCATAACATTAAGTTCTCTTCACCATTTTGTTTAGCAGGTTAAGTCATAACAGGAGTTTTCAATCCCCAACCTGGGATCCCTATCTAATTATCTTGTACCATTTTGAGTACCCTTGTCATCGTTTCCAGACTGTGcttttgatattttatttttttttgtgggagCAGTAGATGAATGTGGAAGTAGAGAGCCTTGAGAAAATGTAGAGGTTTGTCATTTGCAAAAGAGCATTTAACAGTTTCGGCTGGACATATTGAAGTTCCACCGATTGGGCACACTGACTCATGACAGGCCTGTAAGTTGCTGAGGATTGGTCTTTTCATTTTCCCCAGTGATTCAGAAGCTTGCACCACTGCGAAAGATACAGGAGCCTTTGCAGTTTCTTTAATTTCCTGGTGGGGCTGTCACAGCTTAAGGGGTCAAAGTTCAGATGGCATTTCGATGAAGGATTTATTCCAGCCCACGTTAGGTCTTACTTTGAGGCTGAGAGAAGGTGCACCGTTTCTTTCATGCTGAGGTTGCAAGATGCCAtccattgctttttttttttacacagtcATTCTGTGTCTTTACCTTTTGGATATTGACattagaagaaaataaaagagggCTAAGTCAGACCCTGAGAGTTCAGTGCTCAGCTAATGGAATCTGTGATTAGCTTTAAATTAATGTTTGCAAGTCAATTAAAATAGGATGGCATGAGGGCAATTGTCTGTTTTGTACAGTACCACTATTGATGCCTACTTGATAAAGATTTCAAATACATAAATTAGTTTTCCTTAATTTATCTTTGGCAAACATTATATTTTTTAGATTTCCATATGTCCCCAAGGTAAATAGATTAAAGGCAACAACCATCTCTCATCTCAGGCCATGCAGCCCCCTCTCAGCTATGTTCATGTTGTTTTTAAGGATGCAACAGTAatctttttctttaattatcctTGTTAATGTTGCCATGAAACAACACGATTTGAAATTATTGTCAACTTGCTTTAATTAACTGAAGAACAATATCAACAATGAAAAGCTGTTTACCAACCATAAAATGATTTTGATCAATTGTGATTGACTTATCACACTGTGTTCCaatgctgtttgaatgtgttGAGAATGCACTGGGAAATAAATGtctggagatacagagagacgtGTAATGCTTGGATAACCATGAATGAATACAATTAGAAAGTAATCAATCAAATTCATAGCAAAGTGCTTTGCCGTAGTCACATTTCAGAGAAAGTTCCAAACCAGAAGAACGTGAATCATTTTTGTTTCCTGGTGTGTTTTGATTGACGTATTCCCATGTGCCTTCCATCATGTTTACATACCACTAGTTCATCACTACTTGAAGTCATGTTTTCTGATTATCTACAGTGAGATCAGGAGATTAAAATGATCTGCACACCTGCACCTGCTGTATCCCAGAAATAAAGTGAAGATGCAGGAATGATATGCCCTTGTAAAATAGCAGCCCCCATTTCTTCTTCCATGTCTTTAGGGAAACCGATGAGGTTCACATGACATTGTATTCTATAAGGACACTCCACACACTGTCTAATCATCACCCACAATCAGGACTCAATTAGCCACTAATTAGGTAATCATGTCATTACAATGCTCACTGATGCCACTACGCAGATCTTGACTGAATTGCGAGTTTCACTCCCTCCTTGGTATGTGTGTTGGGAAAGTGGATGGCCGTTCCCTCGCTGAAGGGTTGTGTATGTTGATATCTCTGCTATGTAAGTTCACAACCACTCTATTCTCTTATTAAAGAGTGGTGGTGTCCTGACAATACACATTTTAAGGAAATAGCTTGTAATATCTTTAATCAGGTCAGAAATATACTGTACCTCCTGAGGTCAAGGTTTTCCTTCTATAGAATGAGCACCATTCATGCCCttaatgcatgtttttttcctcttttttgtcccTTCAGGAAATAAACATGGGTCGCTAAATATGTTTCAAATACATTTGCGGGGAAAGCTCTACCTTTgcctgagtgtgtatgcatgtgtgtctgtgtgtgtccactgtccAGTCTAGTCAGAGGAAGGTCTAATCAGCAGGCAGCCGGTGGCAGGTGATTGATGGGGTGGCAGAAtacaggtgcaggtgtgtgggttGATGGCGAGATGGGTGgctgcttttacacacacacaaaaacctgcacactcagacacacacacacacacaaccaccagcaccaccaccatgaTGTTAAACTGGAGCAAACAGATTGCTTTAAGATATcttcacagagggaggaagaagttAGTCCTTGGTCCTTGAACATACCTCAACCCTGGGAGCTCATGCAGAGGTGCTTTGGTGGACTTTTATGAGCCTGATCAAAGCTCTGCCTTAATGGTCGGGGGCTTCTGTGGAAGGCCAAAGGTGATGTCGGTGGCACAATGATGGAGCTTTCTCTTCTGAGACAGCTCTTAATTAGCCATTCAGTCAGCATAAAAAGATCCTGGGAGGACATGGAAGAAGCCTTCAGACAAGATGCGGTTTCGTTTCAAAAGGATGGCAGTCGCCTCTATGGGTCAAGGAGAGGTCATGGTAATCAGGAagttaaaagaaaaacaggggTCCTTTGACTTTGTATCACATCCTCCTAATCCCCTCTCAACATGctctctgcatacacacacacacacacacaaacacgcacacacacactcacacacacaccatatacttTATAGGTACTGTTGGCAAACATAAAGAAAAAGCTGATCTCTCGCAACCATAGCTGGTTGGAGTTTCATTTTACTCAATGGTGTATAGCGTAGTTTGTCAAAAGAACTCTGCAACACTCTTTTATGGGCAGCAGAGGTCTAAAGCTGAAGTGAGGTGCCTGAGGGTTTGGGGAGGGAGATGCTCTGCTGTTCTAATGGCTGTTGAGGCTCTCCATCTGGTTGCTGTCGAGCTGGTCGTAGCGGCTGATGAGCGTCTGCAGCAGCTTCTGCAGCATCTCGGCCCGCATTTGCCCAGTCTCCAGGACCTCCTCGTGGTTGGCCTTCTCCTCACGGCTGTAGTCCAGCGACACCTTGTTGGTGATGAGCGAGATGCCAAGGACCCGCAGGCCGGCGTGCTTGGCCACCGTCACCTCAGGAACCGTGCTCATGCCtgggggatggggtggagaagagagagagagagagggagagaaagagagagacagagagcgagagagtaggAGAAAAAAGCAGGGGCTCTTAATTAAATGGCAATTAGCTCTGTGGTGGAAAAAGAGCCGGCAGGAGCCCGCACTGCATCATTAATAAGCGAGCGCTGTTGCTGCCGTTCTCACTGTTAATACTTAATGAGGAGGACTCGCTTGCCTCCCTGCAGGGAGCTGGCCACCATCACATCCATGATGGAGGCATGTAACTGAAAAATGCCAACATCCCTCGGCGGCGTTTGTTCCCTACGCACCACACCCGTTGGCTGTGGATGGCGAGGCGAGGCGGTAAAACTGCTGTCAGGTTTTAATACCACAGTGACAAAGGTGTTTTCGTTTCTGAATTGGATTACCACTGGTTGTAGAAACAATTAAGACGGCAACTGTGCATTCATATTTAACCAGTTCTTGTGTAATGTAATCTAAAGCACAAACATTAGTGGTTGCAAACCAGATTCTCAATCTCCGAGCGAGTCAAATGCTGCTGTAATTAGCATGGGTAACCTCCATTAAAATGGCCTGATGTTAAAACCGTAATTTATTAATGAGGTACCATTTAGCACAGTTAACAGTAGTCAAGGTGCCATTTCCTACAGAACAAACAACAGACAGGCCCCCAGGTCATCCACTTAGTGCCCCTTTAATAAAGAGGACTGTTCGCACTTCTGTTATTACTCAGCTCATGTTCACAGAATCAAAGGCCATTGGTTCAATTCCCAAAGAGCGCTCCTAAAATGGATGACTCTCTCTATTGCTATGTCTGTTTAACTCAAGAGGTCAATGGAAATGTAAGAATGAACAGAACTTGCTGGTTGTATCTGATGCTAATCACTGCACACCAGAGAAGCAGTGTGAAGaggtcattttggctcttaatcAGTTACTGTTGGTGATGATATTTCATTCAAAGCAGACAGTCAATAGACACTGGGGCCACCCATTGCCTTGCCAGGCGTGAGCAAACTTAACTAATTGCTGCAGCTGCATGTGATGTGCCTCGTGTGCTCTTACCGACTGAGTCACTCCCCAGGATGTGCAGCATGCGGGCCTCTGCGATGGTCTCAAAGTTGGGCCCGCTCACCATGCAGTAGACGCCCTCCCGGATGAAGTTGGAGTAGCCCAGGTCACTGCCCACTGACAGGGCCAGCTTCCTCAGGTCTTTACTGTAGGCGTCCGACATGCAGGGGAACCGGATCCCAAACCTGAAACAGAGTAAGGAGTGGATGAGGAAAGCAGACACTCTCAAAGCTGAGTAAATGCCTCTCTGTTTTGTTAGAGACTCTAAAAGTAATTTatggttgtgtttgtgactgtctGTACTGTGTCATTGTAAATAGCAACACTGACTTTATTTCTGTATTATCGAATTCTGACGTCATGTGAAGTATGTCAAATTCTAtacacttttttctatttcatcTTACCAACTGAAGAAACCAGTACTATAATGATTCAGTTACATGTTCGCTCTCTGGAGAAAAAGCCTCCCCTCTTTGTTGCTATTGCCAATGcacactctctgtctatcactctctctgtctatcactctttctgtctatcactttctctgtctatcactctttctgtctatcactctctctctgtctatcactctttctgtctatcactctctttgtcgatcactctttctgtctatcactctctctgtctatcactctctctgtcgatcactctttctgtctatcactctttctgtctatcactctctctctgtctatcactctctctgtcgATCACCCTTtctgtctatcactctctctgtctatcactctctctgtatgtcactctttctgtcgatcactctttctgtctatcactctttctgtctcactgtccctTACTCCCTCTCTTTAACTCACAGGAGGTGCGCACCCACACAAATTCTCTATATTTGAttctgcttctctttctctcactcttcctttctgttTTTCCTACCGTTCATCATTGGGGCCGCACAGTGGGTGCTGTCCAGCAAAGCCCGGCAAGTTAATGTGGTCCTTAATGATCATAATATCTCCCACTTTGTAGTCCTCACACAGGCCTCCTGAGGCATTTGTTACTATAATGGTCTCCACTCCCATCAGCTTGAAGATCCGCACCGGGTACGTGAcctgcaggaagagagagaaagaggaagagaaaaggagaaagagaaagaaagagggagacggaACATGAGAGTGGGACAAGGCGAATGgtcagtcaggcaggcaggcaggggactGTCCTAATGAGCATGCGCAGGCCCACAGCATGATGGGAAATGAAGGCGGGTGTGGAGCAGGGGTGCGCAGGGGTGAGATGGCGATGTTTTGAAGAGAAGGTGGCACACAAAGGGCTTGTGAGGGACTGTAACGATGCACATAAATGCCCTCTCCATAgatgcccatacacacacattctcatacaagtcacacagctgcacagacacacactgaaacacaaacacagaaacatatgtTCATACACAGACCATATTTATCCCAAACACGTTCTCCCCAGCCAtcttcagatacacacacagacccaccatGCCTTCACCTACACCCCTCCCACATGTCaaatctctctccccttccgtccaattgacacacacacacatacacacacgtacagtactGGTGGGTGAGGGTGTTGGTGAGCCGCTGTGGCCGTGAGCAGGTGATGGAGTGGTCTGGGGCTCTGTAAATGAGATAAATATAGGATTGTACAGAAGCCCCATTACGGGACGTGTCACCCTGAAGGGGGAGATGAGCAATGAACTAGCGGGCTCAGTATAGCACAGCTCAATAGGGATGTCACAGTCTGTCAGCCCCGCTcgctcttcctcgctctctcactctctctgatggACCCGAGAAGAACACGGCGAAGCTACCGCCACGGCCGGTGCCACCGGTGGAACCCACAGTCAGAGCTCCACACAGGCGAAACATGATGGGAAGACAGGTGgtggaaaaaaaagcatttttgaaaaaaaagaaagaaaaaaaactaaaggatTGGGGTCAGAATTGACTCAAACCCTAGCTGACAGAGGGGAGGTTGGAGGGAATTGAATCCTCGGAGGAGCAAAGCCTCAAAGAAGTCATGCCTCGGGACCCCTCCCACTCGCATCCAGCCCCGTCGTTAGCTTTGCGCTCGTTAAAGATGGCTGCACGTTTAAGAGCAGAAGAGGCGACGCACCACTGCACATGACATGGAAGAAAATCAAATCACTGAATTCATGAACTCTGCTCTGTTTTACTGGATCTTCCCGCGATCAATTTTACCGTAAGCTTGTGCAGTGAGCCGAGGGAACCGAAATTTATGCCGGGCCCTGACGGCTTTATAGCAGGGTTATGATTCTGGAAATACAAGACCTGAAATCCACACTTCAGTGGTCACCCtcatctcgctctccctctcttctctcgctctcacctGGCCTGTGTCAAGCAGCTCAGTTTTATTGCTCGCCCCGCAGCAGCCATAAGGCTTTTTCCCTGTGAAGGCACAAGGAACACAAGCATGGAGCTGCAGCTGAGATGCTGAGAGGAGTTTGGGTGAAAACCTGCACAGCCTAAAAATGCAATCAGGAAAGCATGACCTATAACTCTCCTCCATCAGGCACTCATCTCACCCCTCCCTACCTACCATCACTTCCACccacgaagagagagagagagagagagatagagagagagtgagagggagagggtgagtgcAGCCG
The DNA window shown above is from Clupea harengus chromosome 11, Ch_v2.0.2, whole genome shotgun sequence and carries:
- the pnp4b gene encoding purine nucleoside phosphorylase 4b isoform X1, which gives rise to MTSHQAYGAVCAACHPPLSIQSGRPFLLFLKGIWLAQHRRFWHHAHQREICCSFENVKETTDWLLSRTRHRPKIAVVCGSGLGILADGVTNKQTFSYEDIPNFPVSTVPGHEGRLVFGYVKDKACVFMQGRVHLYEGYTLCKVTYPVRIFKLMGVETIIVTNASGGLCEDYKVGDIMIIKDHINLPGFAGQHPLCGPNDERFGIRFPCMSDAYSKDLRKLALSVGSDLGYSNFIREGVYCMVSGPNFETIAEARMLHILGSDSVGMSTVPEVTVAKHAGLRVLGISLITNKVSLDYSREEKANHEEVLETGQMRAEMLQKLLQTLISRYDQLDSNQMESLNSH
- the pnp4b gene encoding purine nucleoside phosphorylase 4b isoform X2 — translated: MHTKEKCCCCSFENVKETTDWLLSRTRHRPKIAVVCGSGLGILADGVTNKQTFSYEDIPNFPVSTVPGHEGRLVFGYVKDKACVFMQGRVHLYEGYTLCKVTYPVRIFKLMGVETIIVTNASGGLCEDYKVGDIMIIKDHINLPGFAGQHPLCGPNDERFGIRFPCMSDAYSKDLRKLALSVGSDLGYSNFIREGVYCMVSGPNFETIAEARMLHILGSDSVGMSTVPEVTVAKHAGLRVLGISLITNKVSLDYSREEKANHEEVLETGQMRAEMLQKLLQTLISRYDQLDSNQMESLNSH